A DNA window from Acidimicrobiia bacterium contains the following coding sequences:
- a CDS encoding GrpB family protein, translated as MPVLLSEYDTRWPERAAALAALVIHAGGGTVARVDHIGSTSIPGMAAKNVIDLQARVDDLDRAAAVLDAPLARAGFVREPWDHDHVPAGWDDDPERWVKRLWSRRRHPDGDVNLHARVAGSPNERLALLFRDWFRAHPDAVPAYAQFKRTLAAELDDIGVYSDIKDPVVDLVIAVAQPWATETGWTAG; from the coding sequence GTGCCGGTGCTGCTCTCCGAATACGACACGCGTTGGCCCGAGCGCGCCGCCGCGCTCGCCGCGCTGGTCATACACGCGGGCGGGGGCACGGTCGCGCGCGTCGACCACATCGGCAGCACGTCGATCCCCGGCATGGCCGCGAAGAACGTGATCGACCTCCAGGCGCGCGTCGACGACCTCGACCGCGCCGCGGCCGTGCTCGACGCGCCGCTCGCGCGAGCCGGCTTCGTCCGCGAGCCGTGGGACCACGACCACGTGCCCGCGGGCTGGGACGACGATCCCGAGCGCTGGGTCAAGCGGCTCTGGTCGCGTCGCCGTCATCCCGACGGCGACGTGAACCTCCACGCGCGTGTCGCGGGGTCACCCAACGAACGGCTCGCGCTGCTCTTCCGCGACTGGTTCCGCGCCCATCCCGACGCGGTCCCCGCGTACGCGCAGTTCAAGCGCACCCTTGCCGCGGAGCTGGACGACATCGGCGTGTACTCCGACATCAAGGACCCGGTCGTCGACCTCGTGATCGCGGTCGCACAGCCGTGGGCGACCGAGACCGGCTGGACCGCCGGTTAG
- a CDS encoding alpha/beta hydrolase gives MAQTEFAQRGDVKLAYETVGRGEPPIVFVHGWSCDRSFFSPQVEHFASRHAVASIDLHGHGESSRPEPGAGRYSIDAFADDVLAVAADAGFERPVVIGHSMGGVTALACAARPGAVRAAVLVDPAPMVNAWVKEYLAGVVDNIETDTDGAYRTDFVGNMFLPTDTARRAEIIAGMSEMPCGPAAAAMRGIIDFDSAAALGNVEVPLLTIGSATASDQPAELRGACPTITIGQTVGAGHFNQLEVPDQVNAMIERFFAVNGIR, from the coding sequence ATGGCGCAGACGGAGTTCGCGCAACGCGGCGACGTGAAGCTCGCGTACGAGACGGTCGGGCGCGGCGAGCCGCCGATCGTGTTCGTGCACGGCTGGTCGTGCGACCGCTCGTTCTTCTCGCCGCAGGTCGAGCACTTTGCGTCTCGCCACGCGGTCGCGTCGATCGACCTGCACGGTCACGGCGAGAGCTCGCGACCCGAACCCGGCGCGGGCCGCTACTCGATCGACGCGTTCGCCGACGACGTGCTCGCGGTCGCGGCCGATGCCGGCTTCGAGCGCCCCGTCGTGATCGGTCACAGCATGGGTGGCGTCACCGCGCTCGCGTGCGCGGCGCGTCCCGGCGCCGTGCGCGCCGCGGTGCTGGTCGATCCCGCGCCGATGGTGAACGCGTGGGTGAAGGAGTACCTCGCCGGCGTCGTCGACAACATCGAGACCGACACCGACGGCGCGTACCGCACCGACTTCGTCGGCAACATGTTCCTCCCGACCGATACCGCGCGCCGCGCCGAGATCATCGCGGGCATGTCCGAGATGCCGTGCGGCCCGGCGGCGGCTGCGATGCGCGGGATCATCGACTTCGACTCCGCTGCCGCGCTCGGCAACGTCGAGGTCCCGCTGCTCACCATCGGGTCGGCGACCGCGTCGGATCAGCCCGCCGAGCTGCGCGGCGCGTGCCCGACGATCACGATCGGCCAGACGGTCGGCGCCGGCCACTTCAACCAGCTCGAGGTGCCCGATCAGGTGAACGCGATGATCGAGCGCTTCTTCGCGGTCAACGGGATCCGCTAG
- a CDS encoding M24 family metallopeptidase has translation MNAGFLRDLDVDALVLTGVAAQEAIGGHRRIRVFQSDPPGPALVMTRDGSVHVCTPDPDGALHLPADHVHPIAFDPTAFARALPRWIGSVPKRIAMDRAAPSAFAALAAAFPSATIVDAEPALGPLPPAATGGVVDDDELVAPRRARALATADAQGIAGWWLRTPEAIRLLTGRAGAALVGDTLLDEADVEAALTALPRHGRIAVDRLTPTEHMRLTQRFDVVDAGGMVLAGSIPRAPTEVATLREGYLRTERAVVRARHTWAVGMTERECSDVLAREAALLGLQPHIDHVVTVIPRDRAAVPWLRGEWAGRAPWRQLTSERVIERGDLVGLDAGCFHNGYVTDFGATYIAGRDPTAAEAKLARRWTELADRVTDAIRPGATAADLRAAALDGWSAGEPPWPCGLYVAHGVGFGGVVPPFAGTDLGVDVERTMVLTPGDVLMIEPYVHEDGGGGFRAERCVAVTADGHDVWTTLPIEQLRAL, from the coding sequence CCAGAGCGACCCTCCGGGACCGGCGCTGGTGATGACGCGCGACGGCTCGGTCCACGTGTGCACACCCGACCCCGATGGCGCGTTGCATCTCCCGGCCGACCACGTGCATCCGATCGCGTTCGACCCGACCGCCTTCGCGCGCGCGCTGCCGCGGTGGATCGGTTCCGTGCCGAAACGCATCGCGATGGATCGCGCCGCACCGAGCGCATTCGCGGCGCTCGCGGCCGCGTTTCCGAGTGCGACGATCGTCGACGCCGAGCCTGCACTCGGGCCGCTGCCGCCCGCGGCAACCGGCGGGGTGGTCGACGACGACGAGCTCGTCGCGCCGCGACGCGCTCGCGCGCTCGCCACGGCGGACGCGCAGGGCATCGCCGGCTGGTGGCTGCGCACGCCCGAGGCGATCCGCCTGCTCACCGGCCGCGCGGGCGCGGCGCTCGTCGGCGACACACTCCTCGACGAAGCCGACGTCGAGGCCGCGCTCACCGCGCTGCCGCGTCACGGTCGCATCGCCGTCGACCGCCTGACGCCGACCGAGCACATGCGCCTGACCCAACGGTTCGACGTCGTCGACGCGGGCGGCATGGTGCTCGCGGGCAGCATCCCGCGCGCGCCGACCGAAGTCGCGACCTTGCGCGAGGGCTACCTCCGCACCGAACGCGCGGTCGTGCGCGCGCGTCACACGTGGGCGGTCGGGATGACCGAGCGCGAGTGCTCCGACGTGCTCGCACGCGAGGCCGCGCTGCTCGGACTCCAGCCGCACATCGACCATGTCGTCACGGTCATCCCGCGCGACCGCGCGGCGGTGCCGTGGCTGCGCGGTGAATGGGCGGGGCGCGCGCCGTGGCGGCAGCTGACGTCGGAACGCGTGATCGAGCGCGGCGACCTCGTCGGGCTCGACGCCGGCTGCTTCCACAACGGGTACGTCACCGACTTCGGCGCGACCTACATCGCGGGTCGCGATCCGACCGCTGCGGAAGCGAAGCTCGCGCGCCGTTGGACCGAGCTCGCCGATCGCGTCACCGACGCGATCCGTCCCGGCGCCACCGCTGCCGATCTGCGCGCCGCCGCGCTCGACGGGTGGAGCGCCGGCGAGCCGCCGTGGCCGTGCGGTCTGTACGTCGCGCACGGCGTCGGGTTCGGCGGCGTCGTGCCGCCGTTCGCGGGCACGGATCTCGGCGTCGACGTCGAGCGCACGATGGTGCTCACGCCCGGCGACGTGCTGATGATCGAGCCCTACGTGCACGAGGACGGCGGCGGCGGCTTCCGGGCCGAGCGTTGCGTCGCGGTCACCGCCGACGGGCACGACGTCTGGACCACGCTCCCGATCGAGCAGCTGCGAGCGCTCTGA